In Candidatus Methylopumilus universalis, one DNA window encodes the following:
- the bioH gene encoding pimeloyl-ACP methyl ester esterase BioH, with protein MHIKKIGQGKDLVLIHGWGMHSGIWEPIIEKFSNQYTLHLVDIPGMGKSDSIDPYDLNHLVDAISQKLPSSFDILGWSLGGLIALKMSLIHPQKIHRMVLVGGTPCFINQTDWSCGVDVRDFNDFADKLFKDYKSTMINFYTLQLMHSKDSKFLIKKLKEINEKSDPPKVKSLQLGLDILLNNDLRDDINKINHKTLLIVGDMDRLTPKSASTWLEGHLKDARLKVIQGASHIPFLSHSHEFFDQLDQFLLAA; from the coding sequence ATGCACATTAAAAAAATTGGACAAGGCAAAGATCTTGTTCTTATTCATGGATGGGGTATGCATAGTGGTATATGGGAACCTATCATTGAGAAATTTTCAAATCAATACACACTTCATCTTGTCGACATCCCAGGTATGGGTAAAAGTGATAGCATCGACCCTTATGATCTCAATCACCTCGTTGATGCGATCAGTCAAAAATTACCATCATCTTTTGATATTTTAGGATGGTCTTTAGGCGGCCTCATTGCATTAAAAATGAGTTTGATACATCCACAAAAAATTCATCGTATGGTTTTGGTGGGGGGGACGCCTTGTTTTATTAATCAGACAGATTGGAGTTGTGGCGTAGATGTTAGAGATTTTAATGATTTTGCTGATAAGCTTTTTAAAGATTACAAATCAACTATGATAAATTTTTACACTCTACAACTTATGCATTCAAAAGACAGCAAATTCCTTATTAAAAAACTTAAAGAGATAAATGAAAAATCAGATCCTCCGAAAGTCAAGTCTTTGCAGCTTGGCCTAGATATCTTGTTAAATAATGATTTGCGAGATGACATTAATAAAATTAACCATAAAACACTTTTAATAGTCGGCGACATGGATCGCTTGACACCAAAATCAGCTTCTACATGGCTTGAAGGTCATTTAAAGGATGCGCGATTAAAAGTAATCCAAGGCGCATCACATATTCCTTTTTTATCTCACTCGCATGAGTTTTTTGATCAACTCGATCAATTTTTATTAGCAGCTTAA
- the bioC gene encoding malonyl-ACP O-methyltransferase BioC, giving the protein MTQHHIDKKRAQASFNKASALYEDSAVLQKQVLEEMFLRLKLLKINPNSILDLGCGPGNAGPELKAAYKPHDLIYLDFAYDMLRKAEEKNRDHFLKVFSSKTTQRFICADMEAIPLADNSIDMVWSNLSLQWCNDLDQVFTQIAKTLTHNGLFIFSTFGPSTLHELRMSLASFSQYSHVNQFIDMHDIGDALIRCGFSDPVLDVDVYTLTYSTFKEIMYDLKHIGARNALQGRAKGMTGKGFLYQLEKLYEVYRADEKLPASYEVVYGHAWKVNKLHDESSIIKFYPKQ; this is encoded by the coding sequence ATGACTCAGCATCATATTGATAAAAAAAGAGCTCAAGCCTCATTTAATAAAGCTTCTGCTTTATATGAAGATTCAGCTGTTCTTCAAAAGCAAGTATTAGAAGAAATGTTTCTAAGGTTAAAATTACTCAAAATTAATCCGAACAGCATTCTTGACTTAGGTTGTGGACCCGGTAATGCTGGACCTGAATTAAAAGCTGCATATAAGCCTCATGATCTTATTTATTTAGATTTTGCCTATGACATGCTAAGAAAAGCAGAAGAGAAAAACAGAGATCATTTCTTAAAGGTATTTTCAAGTAAAACGACACAGCGATTTATTTGCGCAGATATGGAGGCTATCCCATTAGCAGATAATAGTATCGATATGGTTTGGTCAAATTTATCTCTTCAATGGTGCAACGACCTTGATCAGGTATTCACTCAAATAGCAAAAACATTAACGCATAATGGACTTTTTATTTTTAGTACATTTGGACCAAGCACACTTCATGAATTAAGAATGTCGCTCGCATCATTTTCTCAGTACTCACATGTAAATCAATTTATAGATATGCATGATATTGGTGATGCGCTAATACGATGTGGCTTTTCAGATCCGGTTTTGGATGTAGATGTTTACACACTTACCTACAGTACGTTTAAAGAAATAATGTATGACTTGAAGCATATCGGAGCTCGCAATGCTCTTCAGGGAAGAGCAAAGGGTATGACAGGTAAAGGCTTCTTGTATCAATTAGAGAAATTGTATGAAGTTTATAGAGCTGATGAAAAATTGCCTGCAAGTTACGAAGTTGTGTACGGGCATGCATGGAAAGTGAATAAGCTGCATGATGAATCCTCAATTATTAAGTTCTACCCAAAACAATAA
- the bioD gene encoding dethiobiotin synthase: MHSFFITGTDTNIGKTAITCSLIVKYIEEGFRAAGMKPVAAGCHLENGYMISDDVKKIIEVSNVDLNLEEINPYSFERPIAPHISFKSNEIDIRLIKKHLRSFEIKIDYLFIEGVGGYAVPLTETFTTADLVESLEIPVILVVGMKLGCINHTLLTVEAILNKKQKLCGWVANCVDEHMEAYEENFSFLKEKIKAPCLGEVPYFKDFDPYKASKFININKLNGKAYED, encoded by the coding sequence ATGCATTCATTTTTTATTACTGGGACTGATACAAATATAGGAAAGACTGCTATTACGTGCAGCTTAATTGTTAAGTATATTGAGGAAGGATTTCGAGCAGCCGGTATGAAGCCTGTTGCTGCAGGGTGTCATTTAGAAAATGGTTATATGATTTCTGATGATGTTAAAAAGATTATTGAAGTTAGTAATGTAGATCTAAATTTAGAAGAAATTAATCCTTATTCATTCGAACGGCCGATCGCACCTCATATAAGTTTTAAGTCAAATGAAATTGATATTCGTTTAATTAAAAAACATTTACGATCTTTTGAAATAAAAATAGATTATTTATTTATTGAAGGAGTGGGAGGATACGCAGTGCCTTTAACTGAAACCTTTACTACAGCTGACTTAGTCGAGAGTTTAGAGATACCAGTTATTCTGGTGGTGGGTATGAAATTAGGGTGTATCAATCACACTTTATTAACAGTTGAAGCAATTTTGAATAAAAAGCAAAAACTCTGTGGCTGGGTCGCCAATTGTGTAGATGAACACATGGAGGCTTATGAAGAAAATTTTTCTTTTTTGAAAGAAAAAATTAAGGCACCTTGCTTGGGTGAAGTCCCTTATTTCAAAGATTTTGACCCTTACAAAGCATCAAAATTTATCAATATAAATAAGCTTAATGGTAAAGCTTATGAAGATTGA